AGAACTTAAAGAGGCACTAAGGACTGATCCTGACGGTGTTCACAAGTTATTTTCCAATAATGCTGAAGGTGACAGCCGAGGGATTATCAACCGGTTGGAAGATGCCCTTGAATCCACGAAAGAGCAAATTGAACGTCGTGCTGGTGAAGGAACTGATACACTTGAGAATTATACACTTGGTAAGCGCATGAAGGATCTTAATGAACGTATAGAAGCATTTGAAGACCGACTGGTTCGTGTAGAGAATCGATACTGGAGCCAGTTCACTCAGATGGAGAAAGCCATTCAGCGGATGAATCAGCAGTCTGCCCAATTAATGTCCCAGTTTGGCGGTTAGTAAACTTTTAAGGAGTGTTAATATATGTCAGTAAACAAACATTATCAGGCATATCAGAATAACTCAGTTAACACCGCATCAGGTGGAGAACTGACACTAATGTTATATAATGGCTGCATAAAATTTATTAAACAGGCAATGAAAGATATGCAAAATCAGAGCCATGAAGCAAAGAATACCAACATCCAGAAAGCACAAAATATCATTCGTGAATTAATGCTGACACTTGACCCTAAGGTTGAAATTTCACAACAAATCATGCCTTTATATGAATATATTTTACATCAGCTGCAAGAAGGCAATATTAAAAATGATGTGGCTATACTGGAAGAAGCATTAGGTTATGTTATTGAATTCCGTGATACATGGAAAGAAGTAATCAAACAGACAAGACAAACACAATATGCACAGGGCGCCAGAGTATAATGAGTCAATTGCATGAAATATATGACATAACCAAAGAGCTGGAAAAAGTTCTGAATGAGAAGGTTCACGCAAAAGACCGGGACAGCATGATTGAACAGGTAAATGATTTGGTTGAACAGAGAGGTCAGTTATTAAATAAAACTTCTCCTCCGTTTACAGAAGCAGAAAAGCAGCTTGGAAAAGAACTGGTCCATTTAAACGAAAATATTCAAGTGAAAATGAACGCACTGTTTGATGATCTAAAAGTGGAAATGAAACAAGTGAAAAAACAGAAAAAATCCAATCGTACCTATTTGAATCCTTATGAAGACGTAAAATCGCTGGACGGTATGTATTTGGACAGCAAAAAATAAAAAGAAGCCCTTGATAAAAATTCAGGGGCTTTTTTACTATTTTTCCCCCGAACTTTCCGCTCACAACGTGCGTATGTAGGCATTATAGCATTCTATCGACACATGGAAACAAATATCCACATAATAATTTTAAGGTTTAAGCAGGAAAAATGAGGGGGAAAGTAGTATAATAAATACATAAGGATGAAAGGAGGACACTTTTTATGAAGTACAACATTCGTGGTGAGAATATTGAGGTGACAGGGGCAATACGTGATTACGTAGAAAAGAAAATCAGCAAGCTTGAGAGATACTTTGATACACCGCCAACATCTGATGTACATGTAAACTTAAGTGTCTATAACGATGAACAGCGAATTGAGGTTACGATTCCAATGACTGATTTGCTGCTGCGGGCCGAGGAACAGCATATTGATCTTTATGCGGCAATTGACCTGGTAGTAGACAAATTGGAAAGGCAAATTCGTAAGTACAAAACAAAAGTTAATCGTAAATTTAGACAGAAAGGTTCTCCGAAACACATATTTGCTGAGTTAGAAAAAGAAGCAAATAACGAAAAAAGTGAATCCGATGAAATAGAAATTGTACGAACTAAACGATTTAATTTAAAACCAATGGATTCTGAAGAAGCAGTACTGCAAATGGATATGTTAGGCCATGCATTCTATGTATTTACCAACTCCTTTTCCGGTGATACGAACGTAGTATATCGCCGGAAAGACGGAAAATACGGATTGATTGAGCCTAACGCCTGAAAATAGAAAAATAGTTAAAGGGCGACCCCGGTTTCGAGGGTCGCTTTTTATTTTGGTGCTGTTTAAATGCTTTACTAAAAAACTCTTTTAATAATTTATCTATTTTTGTCGAAATTTGTAGCAGAGTTTACCAAAATTGAATTTTGGCAGTTTAAAATTACTTGTTTTTTTAATATATTTCTTAAAAACCCAGCAGAAATATACATATCCATGAAAAAATATGTCGAATAGGTTGCCAAAATTGAAAAATGGCGATTAGCGCCTTTTGTTATTCCGTGATATAACTAAACTACACCAAACGAAAGGGGGGATTTATGTGAGTGAATACAAGTATGACGAGCTGGTAAGAAGAATACAACAACATGAAGAAACCATTACACAATTAGTGGAAATCATCGCCACCACAAACCGTCGCCTTTCAGAGCTGGACAGGAAATATAATGAACAAAAACATGCTTATGCTCTCACATAGATCTGCCCCAAGTCAGCATGAGCACTTCTACTTTCCACAACGAAGCCTCATACCTACCTCACTGAAAGAACAGTTCACCCCCGAACTGTTCTTTTTCTTTGTGCCCGGTATGCTTTTCAATCAGTTGTCATAGGACTTAAGATAAGTTATTATTAATGATGGACTATAGTAATCAATTTATGTATTTTTGTGTATATAAGATTTACTTTTTATAGGGTAGAAAGCTGACTGATTATCAGGGGCTTTCCATGTTTATCCAACAATACGAGGAGCGTTTTAAATGGCTGGTTTATTGACAAAAATATTCGGTGATGGCACCAAAAAACAACTTGCACAATTACAGAAAAAAGTCGATCAGATAGAAGCATTGGAATCTGATATGGAAAAACTGTCTGATGATGATCTTACAAATAAAACCGCAGAATTCAAAGAACGTTATGAAAATGGAGAAACATTGAACGACATGATGATTGAAGCTTATGCAGTTGTCCGTGAAGCTTCAAAGCGCGTTTTGAAAATGCGTCCTTTCCCGGTTCAGCTTATGGGTGCGATTGCGTTGCATGAAGGCAATATCGCTGAAATGAAAACCGGTGAAGGTAAAACATTAGCGTCAACTATGCCTGCATATTTAAATGCGATTTCCGGAAAAGGCGTTCATATTATAACAGTAAACGAATACCTTGCAGACCGTGACGCGAGAGAAATGGGAGAACTGTATGGCTTTCTTGGTCTGACGGTTGGTTTAAATGGCAATGGACTTACGAAAGAAGAAAAGAGAGAAGCGTATTACAGTGATATCACGTATGGTACGAATAACGAATTTGGCTTCGATTATTTACGTGACAACATGGTTCTTTATAAAGAGCAAATGGTTCAGCGCCCGTTGAATTTTGCAATTATTGACGAGGTTGACTCCATTCTAATTGATGAAGCCAGAACACCATTAATTATTTCCGGCTCTGCACAAAAGTCAGCTGCCATGTATCAACAGGCCAACTCATTTGTAAGTACACTGAAACGTGAAACTGACTATACGTTTGATGAAAAAACAAAAGGTGTACAGTTGACGGAAGAAGGTATAAATAAGGCAGAACGCTATTTCAGTATTGAAAACCTGTTCGATTTAAATAACGTATCACTGACACACCACATTAACCAGGCACTAAAAGCACATGCATCGATGCAGCGTGATACCGATTATGTTGTTCAGGAAGGCGAAGTAATTATCGTTGACCAATTCACAGGTCGTTTGATGAAAGGACGGCGCTACAGTGATGGACTTCATCAGGCAATCGAGGCAAAAGAAGGTCTGCAGATTCAAAATGAAAGCATGACACTGGCGTCCATTACATTCCAGAACTTCTTCCGTATGTACAATAAACTTTCCGGGATGACCGGTACTGCGAAGACAGAGGAAGAAGAATTCCGGAATATTTACAACATGGATGTCGTCGCGATTCCGACGAACAAACCAATTGTCCGTGCTGATAATTCCGATATGATTTATAAATCAATGGAAGGAAAATTCCGGGCTGTTGTTAATGAAATTAAAGAGAGATATGAGAACGGACAGCCGGTTCTTGTAGGTACGGTTGCTGTTGAAACATCCGAGCTGATTTCAAAAATGCTTAAGAATGCCGGTGTTAAACACAATGTCTTAAATGCGAAAAACCACTATCGGGAAGCGGAGATTATTGAAAATGCCGGCCAAAGAGGTGCAGTAACGATTGCAACCAATATGGCAGGTCGTGGTACGGATATTAAACTTGGTGATGGAGTAACAGAACTTGGCGGTCTCGCTGTTATTGGTACGGAGCGGCATGAATCACGTCGTATTGATAACCAGCTGCGTGGACGTTCAGGACGTCAGGGTGACCCGGGACTGACGCAATTTTATTTATCGATGGAAGATGAATTAATGCGTCGTTTTGGATCGGACAATTTGAAGTCGATGATGGAACGTCTTGGAATGGATGACACACAGCCGATTGAAAGTAAAATGGTTTCCAGAGCGGTTGAATCTGCCCAGAAACGGGTTGAAGGTAACAACTTCGATGCACGTAAAACTGTACTTTCCTATGATGATGTTTTACGTCAGCAACGTGAAATCATTTACAAGCAACGTTTTGATGTAATCGAAGCAAATGAGGATCTTCGTGAGATTGTTGAAGGTATGATTGTTTCAACACTTCAACGCGTGGTCCATGCAAATACCCAGGATGAACTTGACGAGAACTGGGAGCTCGATTCAATTGTGGAATATGTTCATGGCAATCTGCTCGATTATAACGATATTTCAGTGGATGACATTAAAGGAAAAGAGCCGGAAGAAATTACGGAATTTATTATGGAAAAAGTAAGAGCCCGTTATGATGAAAAAGAACAGGAGCTTACCCCTGAACAGATGCGCGAGTTTGAAAAGGTTATTTTACTTCGTACAGTGGATACGAAGTGGATGGACCATATCGATCAAATGGATCAGCTTCGCCAGGGAATTCATTTACGTGCATACGGACAAAACGATCCATTGCAGGAATATCAGGCAGAAGGCTTCCACATGTTTGAAGAAATGGTTGTTGCAATTGAAGAAGAAGTTGCCAGATACGTAATGAAAGCACAAATACGCGAGAACCTGCAACGCCAGGAAGTTGTAAAGAATACACAAGCAGTTTCCGGTGATCAGGAAGAGAAGAAAAAATCACGTAAGCCATATGTGAAAACCGAGGATATCGGACGAAATGATCCATGTCCATGCGGCAGCGGTAAAAAGTATAAAAACTGTCATGGAAAATAAAGATGGAGGCTGGGACATAACAAAAACGTGTAGGATAAGCAACGAACAATGTATGGATAAAGCGGAGGAAATATACGTAGACTCCTGCGGGAGGAAAGGCCTAGGTGAGATTCGGAGTGCGAAAGCACGGAGAGGCTCGACAGCCGCCCGCGGAAAGCGAAGTATATTTCCGGAGCGGTTTATGCACCATTTTCCAATTTGTTCGGATATTCCTTTTGATAAAACACTTTTGTACCAGCCTCTTTTTACTGAAAATATCACATTATGAGGTGAATAAAATGGAACTAGCAGAAATCAGCAATGAACTGGAACAAATGAAAAAGCGAATTAATGAATTCAGGGGGTCTCTTTGACTTAGATAACAAGAGAGAGCGCATAAAAGAGCTTGAAATGGAAATGACAGTTCCTGCGTTCTGGGATGATCCGTCTGAAGCACAAAAAGTTATTGATGAAAATAACGGATTGAAAAGTTATGTGGATAATTTTGAGGATTTAGAGGAGAAACTCGATAACCTCAAAGTATCCTATGAACTGGTAAAGGAAGAAACTGATGCAGAATTATTTGCTGAACTTGAGGAAGAAATCACTGCTCTAAGAAAAAATATTAATGATTTTGAACTGCAGATGCTCTTAAGCGAACCATATGATGCAAATAATGCCATATTGGAACTGCATCCGGGAGCAGGTGGAACCGAGTCACAGGATTGGGCAAGCATGCTGCTCAGGATGTATCAGCGGTGGGCTGATAAGAAGAATTTTTCTGTGGAAACATTGGATTACTTGCCAGGTGATGAAGCGGGTGTTAAGAGTGTTACGCTATTGATAAAGGGCCATAATGCCTATGGTAATTTGAAAGCTGAAAAAGGCGTCCACAGGCTTGTTCGGATATCTCCATTTGACTCATCCGGACGACGTCACACATCTTTTACGTCGTGTGATGTAATGCCTGAAATGTCTGATGATGTTGATGTAGAGGTAAAAAATGAGGATATCAAGATTGATACGTACCGTGCCAGCGGGGCTGGTGGTCAGCACGTAAACACTACAGATTCGGCAGTTCGTATTACCCATTTACCGACAAAAACGATTGTTACGTGTCAGTCTGAACGGTCGCAAATCCAAAATCGGGAGCAGGCAATGAAAATGTTGAAGTCGAAACTGTACCAGCTTGAATTGGAACGCCAGCAACAGGAAGTGGATGCACTAAGAGGAGAACAAAAAGAAATTGGCTGGGGAAGCCAAATTCGTTCGTATGTTTTCCATCCATACACTATGGTAAAAGATCACCGTACAAATGTTGAAGTTGGTAATGCACAAGGTGTTATAGATGGTAATCTTGACCCGTTCATTGATGCCTATTTACGTGCACAATTGAACTAAACGAAACAATTACCAAATGTTCACAATGAAGTCATGAAAATGACACAATTTGCCAAAAGCTTTGCCCCCCATGCGGTTATGTTCATTTTTAGTGAAAGACAGTGATGGACAAGGGTTTTAAATCATTGTAATTGGGTTATAATAACTGTGATAACCTTTACACTAAAATATGTTTGGGGGGATTTAAGCATGAAAAAATGGTTATTGACAGTATTGTTCGGCTCAGCGCTTGTGCTCGGCGCTTGTGGCGGCGGAGGGGATGACGGCGCTACGGATGATTCAGCCGATAACGGCAGCAATGGTACTGAAGAATCTGCCGATGAAGGCGGCGGTACAGTTGATTCTGCTGCAGCCGAAGAAATTTACCAAAGTAATTGTGCTACCTGTCATGGTGCAGATCTATCCGGTGGTGCAGGTGCTGATTTGACATCAGTCGGTGCAGATCATTCATCTGATGAAATCAAGGATATTATTACAAATGGTACAGATGGTGGTATGCCGGCATTTGGATCTCAGCTATCTGAAGGAGACATCCAAACACTTGCTTCATGGTTAGCACAAAAAAAGTAATGCTAAAATAAATACCTAACGATAAAAACTTGGCTCAATGGATTCTTTCCAGTGGGCCAGCTTTTTTTATCCACAAATTTTCTCCACTCCCAGCTCCTAAATTGCAAAATACTCCAATAGCGTACAAAATATTACAAAAATTTAAGAAATTTATAGCGTTTGAAATGAAAATGTAATAATTTTTGTCTAAAATTTTTGCTGAAAAATGTTATAATAGATAATAATTATTTATTGGTTAATCAGAAATGTAATAGGAAAGGCGTGAAGCCACTTTCTAATTTCATTTATGCGCAAAGATTCGACAACATGAGACTACAACATTAAAAAGTAAAAGGTGATACATAGATGATAAAAATGAAAGATATTTACAAGACGTATGCCAATGGGGTTACAGCCCTTAATGGCATTAATATAGATATTGATCAGGGCGAGTTTGTATATATTGTCGGGCCAAGTGGTGCCGGTAAATCCACTTTTGTAAAACTGATGTACCGAGAAGTAAAGCCCTCAGATGGAACAATTATCATTAACGAGGTC
The genomic region above belongs to Virgibacillus doumboii and contains:
- the fliS gene encoding flagellar export chaperone FliS, which produces MSVNKHYQAYQNNSVNTASGGELTLMLYNGCIKFIKQAMKDMQNQSHEAKNTNIQKAQNIIRELMLTLDPKVEISQQIMPLYEYILHQLQEGNIKNDVAILEEALGYVIEFRDTWKEVIKQTRQTQYAQGARV
- a CDS encoding flagellar protein FliT — translated: MSQLHEIYDITKELEKVLNEKVHAKDRDSMIEQVNDLVEQRGQLLNKTSPPFTEAEKQLGKELVHLNENIQVKMNALFDDLKVEMKQVKKQKKSNRTYLNPYEDVKSLDGMYLDSKK
- the hpf gene encoding ribosome hibernation-promoting factor, HPF/YfiA family, which codes for MKYNIRGENIEVTGAIRDYVEKKISKLERYFDTPPTSDVHVNLSVYNDEQRIEVTIPMTDLLLRAEEQHIDLYAAIDLVVDKLERQIRKYKTKVNRKFRQKGSPKHIFAELEKEANNEKSESDEIEIVRTKRFNLKPMDSEEAVLQMDMLGHAFYVFTNSFSGDTNVVYRRKDGKYGLIEPNA
- the secA gene encoding preprotein translocase subunit SecA, giving the protein MAGLLTKIFGDGTKKQLAQLQKKVDQIEALESDMEKLSDDDLTNKTAEFKERYENGETLNDMMIEAYAVVREASKRVLKMRPFPVQLMGAIALHEGNIAEMKTGEGKTLASTMPAYLNAISGKGVHIITVNEYLADRDAREMGELYGFLGLTVGLNGNGLTKEEKREAYYSDITYGTNNEFGFDYLRDNMVLYKEQMVQRPLNFAIIDEVDSILIDEARTPLIISGSAQKSAAMYQQANSFVSTLKRETDYTFDEKTKGVQLTEEGINKAERYFSIENLFDLNNVSLTHHINQALKAHASMQRDTDYVVQEGEVIIVDQFTGRLMKGRRYSDGLHQAIEAKEGLQIQNESMTLASITFQNFFRMYNKLSGMTGTAKTEEEEFRNIYNMDVVAIPTNKPIVRADNSDMIYKSMEGKFRAVVNEIKERYENGQPVLVGTVAVETSELISKMLKNAGVKHNVLNAKNHYREAEIIENAGQRGAVTIATNMAGRGTDIKLGDGVTELGGLAVIGTERHESRRIDNQLRGRSGRQGDPGLTQFYLSMEDELMRRFGSDNLKSMMERLGMDDTQPIESKMVSRAVESAQKRVEGNNFDARKTVLSYDDVLRQQREIIYKQRFDVIEANEDLREIVEGMIVSTLQRVVHANTQDELDENWELDSIVEYVHGNLLDYNDISVDDIKGKEPEEITEFIMEKVRARYDEKEQELTPEQMREFEKVILLRTVDTKWMDHIDQMDQLRQGIHLRAYGQNDPLQEYQAEGFHMFEEMVVAIEEEVARYVMKAQIRENLQRQEVVKNTQAVSGDQEEKKKSRKPYVKTEDIGRNDPCPCGSGKKYKNCHGK
- the prfB gene encoding peptide chain release factor 2 (programmed frameshift), with protein sequence MELAEISNELEQMKKRINEFRGSLDLDNKRERIKELEMEMTVPAFWDDPSEAQKVIDENNGLKSYVDNFEDLEEKLDNLKVSYELVKEETDAELFAELEEEITALRKNINDFELQMLLSEPYDANNAILELHPGAGGTESQDWASMLLRMYQRWADKKNFSVETLDYLPGDEAGVKSVTLLIKGHNAYGNLKAEKGVHRLVRISPFDSSGRRHTSFTSCDVMPEMSDDVDVEVKNEDIKIDTYRASGAGGQHVNTTDSAVRITHLPTKTIVTCQSERSQIQNREQAMKMLKSKLYQLELERQQQEVDALRGEQKEIGWGSQIRSYVFHPYTMVKDHRTNVEVGNAQGVIDGNLDPFIDAYLRAQLN
- a CDS encoding c-type cytochrome → MKKWLLTVLFGSALVLGACGGGGDDGATDDSADNGSNGTEESADEGGGTVDSAAAEEIYQSNCATCHGADLSGGAGADLTSVGADHSSDEIKDIITNGTDGGMPAFGSQLSEGDIQTLASWLAQKK